The nucleotide sequence ATCAATCTGTTTTTTGCCAATGACTTTGAACCGGAGCAGGCAAACGTATTGCAGACGGCAGCTAAAACAAAGTGCCATGTAGGGCAAAGCCTTTCTGCCGATATTGAAAAATCTTTCCGGTTTTTTTATAAGAGTATGTCCGAGGCATGTAACCGCAAATAGACCATTACGCTGGTAAATTTGACAAAGTGTAAAAGCCCTCAATTCAAATAACGATAATACAATGAAAGTACAAATATGGTCGGACGTGATGTGTCCGTTTTGCTATATCGCAAAAAACAATTTTGAAAAGGCTATAGAGCAACTTCCATTTGCTAACGATATTCAGGTCGAATGGAAAAGTTATCAGTTGGACCCGGAACTAAAAGAAAATTCCGGCAGTAAAACTTTTGGTCAGTATTTAATGGAAAGAAAAGGATTTTCAGCCCCACAAACAAAACAGTTTCTCCAGCAACTGACAGATATGGGTCAAAATTCAGGCGTGAATTTTAACCATGACAGAACATTTGTTGCTAACACTTTTCCGGCGCATAAACTACTGCATCTTGCCAAAAAAGCCGGAAAGGATAATGAAATGGAAGAACTGTTGTTCCGTGCATTGTTTGAGGACGGAAAGAACATAGCTGATACAGAACTCTTAGTGTCGTTGGCAGAACAGCTTGGCATTGAACGAGAAATGGCAAAAGACGTTCTTTCTTCAGATAAATTTGAGTACGAAGTAAAGCAGGATTTTATGGAAGCGAGAAACATGGGAATATCAGGTGTCCCATTCTTTGTACTCAATGACAAGTATTCCGTTTCAGGAGCGCAGCCAGTAGAAGCCTTTGTAAGTGCATTAACGCAAACCTATAAAGAAACCGTTAAGCCCTTAGAAAATCTTGGTGGCAATGATAAATCTTGTTCGGCAGACGGGTGTAGCCTTTAATGGTAGCAACCAAACCCATACATTTTAAACCCCGCATTTGCGGGGTTTATTTGTTTAATGATTTATAGGTTATTCAGCAATTTGGCAATCCTGCCAATACCCTCATCCAATACAGAACGTGGACACGCTACATTGATACGGATATAGCCATCACCATTGGATACAAACATTTTACCATCTTCTATTAAAACCCCATTGTTGGCAAAAAGCATTGTCAGGTTATTTTTGTCGGCAATCTGCGGCAGGTAATCCTCAATATTAATCCAAGCCAGATAAGTAGCTTCGGGAATGGAAAAACGGGCGTTGGGCAGTAGTTCTTTTAACCTTACTTTTAGAAAGGCAAAGTTTTCATCCAAATAGACTTTCAGTTGCTCCAGCCAATCTTCACAGTCCTGATAGGCAGCCTGCGTAGCCGCTACGCTCAACGGCGAAAGAAACTCCGTGTAGTAAAGTTCCCATTCTTCCCTTATCTCTTTGTTCGGAATAAAGATGTGTGACATCAGGTTGCCAGCAAGGTTGAAAGTTTTACTCGGTGCGGTACAGGTAATAATCCTGTCGCTATCGGGAAATAGCCTTGCCAGTGGGATATGTTGCTGACCATTGCGCAAAAGGTCGCAATGTATCTCGTCCGAAATTATCCAAATATCCCATTCTAAGCACAGCTTCCCAATCTTTAATAATTCTTCTTCCGTCCATACACGTCCGGTAGGATTGTGCGGGTTGCAAAGTATGAAAACCTTAATCTTGTTGGCAGGGTTGCTTAACTTTTGTTCTATATCCTCAAACGACATTATATAGTAGCCATCTTTTTCCTCCAAATCACTATAAAACACTTTCCGATTATTGTAGTCGCCTGCTTTTTTGAAAGGTGTGTAAGATGGTGTATTGATTAAAATAGCATCGTCTTTATCTGTCAGCAAACCGATAAGCCTGTTAAGAGCCGGAATAATGCCGGGAGAAATAACCATTTCATCAGCATTTATTTCCCATTGGTATCTTTTCAGGAACCAATCATACAATACCTTAAAATAGGTTTCGTCATAAACATAAGTGTAACCGAGTATCTTTCTGTCCAAACGTCTTTTTATGGCTTCAAGAATTTCGGGCGGGGTTGAAAAGTCCATATCCGCAACCCACATCCTTATGTAATCCTTATTTTCAAAAGGAAACTTTGTATCATTGTCTAAATTGAAAATATATTGCCGCCAGCCATCGTAGCTTAGACTATTAGTTCCCTCCCGGTCTATAATTTCATCAAAATTGTACTTCATATTATTTATTTTAGACCAACTTATCTGCATTATTGGTTTTTGTGTGCTATCATAGATATTTCAACGTTACATTCTTTTGGAAGACCTTTTACAGCGATTGTTTCCCGTGCCGGAAAATTATCATTAAAGTATGTGGCATAAATATCGTTAACCTGGGCAAACAGTTTCATATCAGATAAGAAAATAGAGGTTTTTACTACATCAGAAAACTGAAAGCCTGCTTCTTCAAGTATGAAAGCAAGATTATTCATAACCTGCTTTGTTTCCAATTCTATATTTTCTGTAACCATTTCTCCGGTTGTTGCATTAACTGGTATTTGACCTGATATGTATAAAAAGTTACCTGCAAGAACAGCTTGGTTATACGGACCTATCGGCGCAGGCGCATTAGATGTGTTGATAATTGTATTCATATCTATTATTTTTTTACAAATTTCTAAAATAATACATTTAAAAACCATAAGTCCAAACAACTTTAAAAAATATTTCTATTATTTTAATTACTTTTGGTCTATTATTATTTTTTGGTCTAATAAACTGAAAAGGTATAGAAAAAAAATTTTTTTAATTTGGATTGGAATGAGCAGCGATTATAAATTAGACGATACAGACAAAGGCATTTTAAGATTACTACAACAGAATGCCCGGATGACTAATAAGGAAATAGCGGACAGATTAAACAAAAGTATTACACCCATACATATAAGGGTCAAACGTCTTCAGGACGAGGGGTACATTCAGAATTACGTAGCTGTTTTGAACCCCAAATTGATAGACAAAAACCTGACCGTTTTCGCCCAAATACAATTGAAAGACCATAGCGGAATTGCTCTCAAAACCTTTATGGAACAATCAGCCAAATTAAAAGAAGTTCGAGAGTGTTACCACATGACCGGAGCATTCGACTTTTTACTAAAGATTGCTGTATCTTCAATGGAAGAATATTCGGATGTTATGCTGAAAAAACTTTCAGAACTTCCCGGATTGGGAGCCATACAAAGTGTTTTTGTATTAACTGAGGTAAAAAACGATAAGACCTATGATATTTAAGTTTTTTTATTGTCGGCTATTAGTTATCTTTCTTTTCTGCGTTTCTTTTTCTTCATACGGTTAGCAAATGCCTGTTCCTCGTAATCCTCACCCTGCGCTTCCGGCAGTAACCCGCCCAATCCGTCTATCAATCCGAAATCATCGGTCGGCTGTTCTTTATTCAGGAAGTCAAAAAGCCCGTGCGTTTCTTCCTTTTCATCAGCATTGCTTTTGCCTGCTGTTGGTAAATCTGTGGTGCTGCTCTGCTCTATGGTTTGGCGTTGTTCTACTGCTGCATCTTTCCACCAATCATTAAAGACATTCGCAGATAGGTTTTTGTCCAAAGCTGAACCGTTCCAAACGGTACGGCTTTCGTGGTCAACAAAGGTCATTCCGTAAATACGCCCCCCGTCATTGCGGCGTACAACGGTATTGATGCCCTGCTCAATCAGTTGCTTTTTAAAATCGGCTTCATTGGTAGCGGTGTGCATCGCTGCCTCAATGGTATTTTTGAGGATGGCTCTTGCGGGGTCGGTCTTCATTTTTTTCTTAGCTTCCGCAAAGTGGTTTTGCAGTTCGTCCAGTCCTGCGTGTTTGCCGAAAAGGGATGACTTAAAAGGATTGCTGGCTTTCTCGCCCGGCTCATTCAGGGCAAAATACACCAGCCCGTTTTTAGGTTGCCCGTGCAATTCCCCCTTTACTTCTTCTGCCGTAATATTGAACAGGGAAAGCAAAGCGTTGTAAGCCCCGATGCTTTGGTATTGGTAATACTTCGGCAGGTATCTCACTACCGATGCAATTTGGCTCTTTACGTCCCCGGCTATGTAATCTACCGGACGGAATGCCTGCTCATTTCCGGTGCGCTGTTTTTCGGTGGCGGGTATCAGTTTGTACTTCTGTTCCAAATCCCTGCAAATTGCCATTGATTGCGGGTGGTCGTAGCTATCGCTTATCTTCTTGCCGTCTATACCTACACAAATCGTGACGATATGGATATGGGTACGCTCAATATCGTTATGCTTATATACAATATAGGGTTGCTTGCCATATCCCATACGCTCCATATACTCCTGTGCCATTTCCATAAACTGCGCATCGCTGACCTTATCCGCAGGATCTGGGTTCAACGATATATGGCGCACAGGTTTCTCCGTTCGGATATTGGCAGATAAATAAGGCTCAAAACGCTGGTGCAGATAACTGGCTGAATAGGTATTATCCAGCGTTTCGGGTATCTTGTTCAGTAACAAAACCTGCCCGTTTTCGCTGTCAATCTTTTTCTGATTATAGGAAATAGCACCGTACAAATTCTCCCCTTTACCAATCTTCGCTATCATTTTATCGGTCTTTTTGCATGTGTGTTTTTTCAAATTCGGCTGTTAGCTCAATCACTTGGCGGCACAATGCAGCCATTTCTGCCGTCTGTTTTTCCAATTTAAAGAGGTACGCCGATGCCTTTTTTTCCGAGAAATTGCGGTAAAGTATCTTCACGATTTGGTTATAGTTCACACCAACGGCTCTGAACTGGCTGTAAAAATTGGTGAGCCTTGTATGAAAATCCACGGCATCCATATCAATTTTTACGGTCTTTACTGTCTTCTGAAAGATGCAGGCGGTAATAAAATGCGCCATTACTTTCATACCCGATTGCTCAAACAACGCAAGGAACTGTGCATTTTCCATGTCGTTCAGACTAATCGAATAACGGTGGGTCGCTGGGTCTTTCTTAGGCTTGCGACCTACTTTGCTTATTTGATTTCTTTTGTTGTCTTCCATATCTCATTCCATTATAATTACCATAAACCACGACTTCGGAGTGCGTTTTCCAGCCCCCTGCTAAGGGCAAGTTGTTTTTAGATGCGGAATTTATTTCGAGCAGCTAAAAACATAACTTGCTCCTTTCGGGTGAAAGGAAAATCCGCCCTGCGGGACGGATTAGATAAAGCAGAAAAAAACGGCTTTGAGCCGTTCCAATCCCCGTGTACTATCTGTAATGATTTCTCCATTCACCTTTCGTATTGAAGCCAATACAAAATAAGCGCAGCTTTCCCGAAGCATTGCCCTGTTACACACTGCCAAACACTGCCACAGAACGCCAATACAGGACAGGTTGAATAAAGCAGGTATATATCTGCATTCTTTTGTGTAGGCATTTGCGATTGCCTGTATATGTACGTATGGACGTAGCTGCGTAGCTACGCAAATACGCAGGCAGGTAATCAGGCAAATAGCCATGTATGCGAAGGGGTAAGCCTGTATGAAATGATGTAAGCAGCCATGCAGGTAAGCAAATGAAAACATGCAGTTGCATCCACCCGCATACGGATAAAATCACAGGCATAAGGATGTGTGCTTTTAAGCACCTGCATACAAAAGCCTGCAAATAAAAATGTGCGGATGTGCCATTGCACCGATGCGCATAAATGGATAAGCAGCTATAAGCGTATAGCTATACATAAATAGGTAGATAATTAAAAACAATTATGCACATGGACACGAACAAACAACCTTTGTTTATCGCCTTTTCCTCCCAAAAGGGAGGTGTAGGCAAAAGCACCTTTACCACGCTGGTGGCAAGCCTGCTTCATTATCGGCTCGGCTATAATGTTGCCGTATTCGACTGCGATTTTCCGCAACACAGCCTTATGCAAATGAGGGCAAGGGATATGAGCAGCATAATGGGCAATGAGGTGTACAAAAAACTGGCTCATAAACAATTTACGAGCATCAACAAAAAAGCCTATCCCGTTATGCAGCACCGGGCAGACGGTGTACTGGATGCCGTAACGCAATTCCTGCAATCGGCTACCGTTTCGGTGGACGTGGTTTTTTTCGACCTGCCGGGTACGGTCAATTCCGCAGGGATATTGAAAACGCTGGCGGGTATGCACCACATCTTTACGCCCATCATTGCCGACCGTGTAGTGATGGAAAGCACGTTGATTTTTACGCAAGTCCTGAACGATGTTGTCAGGAAGCAGGGCGCAACGACTATCCAAAGCATCAGCCTTTTTTGGAACCAGGTGGACGGCAGGGAAAAGTCCACCTTGTACGGCGTTTATGAGGACTTGATTAAGAAGTTAGGCATTCACCTTATGCGTACCCGTATCACGGATAGCAAGCGTTTTCGCAAAGAGGGCGAAGCCAATGCAAAAACCGTCTTTCGCTCCACCTTGCTCCCTGCCGATGAGCGGTTGATGAAAGCCTGCCGACTGGATTTATTTATGGATGAATTTTTAAGAACCGTGAAATTGTAGCCCTATGGAAAATCAGAATAAAAAGAAAAACCAACCGGAGATAGACGAAGAATTTTTAATGAACATTATCGCCGATGGTGTGAAAAAAGAGGGCTTAACCGTAACGCCTGAACCGCCCCAAAAGCAGGAGCCGGAGAAAGCGGACAAAGAGCCGGACAAGCCTGTGAGCAGGGAAAGGAACCGCTCTAAAAAATCCAGCGAAGCGGACTACGAGCAGCTATTTTTCAAACGAGCGGAAACTAATGCCCGTTACGGAAAATCGGTGTACATACGTCCTGATTTTCACGAAAGGCTCACCCGTATCGTGCAGGTCATCGGTGAGGATAAGATAACGATATACGCCTACCTCGATAACCTGCTGGAATACCACTTTCAGGAATTTGGCGAGGACATTATCAAAAGTTTTAACGACAAGTATAAACCTATTATATAATCATAGTCATGGAAAAGAACAATAAAAAGCAGACAGGCAAACGCAGCTACGGGAGCCAGTTTTTAAAAAAGCACTCAATGAACCGCAGGGGCGATAAAGCTATCTACGTCCGCAAAGAATACCACGAACGCTTATCCCGTATTGTACAGGTTATTGGCGGTGGCAATATCCCTTTGTATGCATACCTGGACAATATACTCAAACATCATTTTGAGTTATTTAGCGAGGATATTGTAGAAGATTTTTATAAAATGAACAAACCACTTTTTTAGTCATGGAAATTATAATCGTTATCTGTTTGCTCATTGTCATTGTGCTGTTAGCCAAAGACAAAATCATCATTAAAAAAGTGGTGAAAGGTAAACCTGAACAATCAAGGGTAAATCCTGATTTGCCGGAAATCGTGGGCAGACCAAAGCCCGTAGAACGACACGTAGTGCCAACTGCTGCCACTCAACGCCAAAAAGAAGAACAGGCAGAAATAGCTGATAATTTTGAAACAGAAACCCACGAGACAGGTTTTGCGAGGGAAATTCCGCCGGAGGAATTGGATGAAGTTTTTGGGAGTGAACCTGTATCCGATTTTGAGAATGAGGACGAGGAATGGGAAGAACAGGGATTGCCGAACAGCGACAATGGGTTTGCCACAGGGGTTACCTACGAGGAACTGACAACCGTGGGGGCATTGCTTCAGAAAGATACATTAGAGCCTGCCTCTCAACAAAAAGCGGTGGATATAGTTCAGCGAATGCAGGGAACCGAATTGTTTAGTCTGCTCGAAAACTCCATAGAGGGGGCTTCACGAAAGATTGCGGAGCTGCTGGATAAGAGCCTCCCTGCCAGAGCGGATTTCAGTTCTTCCGATGTGCGGAAAAGTGATGTGGGTGATTTTGACATCGGGGAGTTTGTCTGAAAAGACAGCTTCCCTTTGTTTTTTAAACGTGTTCCAAAATGGTTACCATGAAAGATTTAATAAAAACGGCTGACGAGATAGCTAAAAAAATGAAAGAAAAGGGATATGAGTATTTTAATATCAAGCGGGGAGCAACTGGAACCGATTTTAAGACAGCTCTTGGTTCTTATTTGCATTACGCAGGTTTCAGCAAAACAGAACCCCTAATATTTCCGGTTTATGCAGGCTCGGCGGTAGCTGCTACCTCACCCGACAATCCTTATACCTGGGCAACATTTAAAATTGTGGATGATGCCGAAAAAGGTTTACGGATTGATACAATGGCAATTTCGATGTATGAATGCTACGATGGGGGATTAAGAACTCATTTGGAATTGAAGTTGAAATCACTGGATGATATTCCATCAAGACAGGATGCCTCAAAGATGATTGAAGAAAGATGGCAGAAGCAGTACCAAAAAAACCAAATAGTTAATTACTTCAATAAAACAAGCATGATTAGTAAGAATGACCCCAATTATATATTCGAGGAATACAAAGGATATACAATCGCCAGCCACAAAAACAACGTTGTGGGAAAAGATATTGACAACCTAACTATCGTCTACCGTTCAGACGAGTTTCCCAATCACGGGTTTATTATTGGACTGGATGACAGCAAACTGTCAGGACGAAGAAAATCAGTCCCGCATAATATGGAAGATGCAAAGGCTTACATTGATTGGGCAGTTAAAGTGCGTGAAGAAAAGACCGTGAAAGCCAAGACTGAAATACCCAAACCGCCGCAACGAAAAGGGCGAAAGATGTAATACTCTAATCAAATTTTGGAAACGTCAAAACGGTTTTGTTTTGGCGTTTTTTTATTGCCCTGAACCTGACTATAACGCCACTCAACGCCAACTAATTCCACTGAAAGACACATCGTTATTGCGCCTTGATTTCCGTGAGACTTTTGTTCCGAAAGCCCGCAACGAGGCGGGAAAATGTAACAAAATAATTCATTCAGATTATGGAAAAACAAAGCAAAAAAGTGTTGCTGACAGGCGCCCTGCTGCTGTCGGCATTTGGTGTGTTCGCACAAGGGAACGGCTCGGCTGGTATTACCGAAGCTACGCAAATGGTAACTTCTTATTTCGACCCCGCAACCAAATTAATCTATGCGATTGGTGCGGTCGTGGGCTTGATAGGGGGTGTAAAGGTTTACAACAAATTCAGTTCCGGCGACCCTGACACAAGCAAAACGGCGGCATCGTGGTTTGGTGCTTGTATCTTCTTAATTGTTGCCGCAACTATTCTCCGTTCATTCTTCCTGTAAACCGATGCCCTATGAGTAGTTACAACATTAACAAAGGCATTGGAAGAACGGTCGAGTTCAAAGGGCTAAAGGCGCAATACCTGTTCATTTTTGCGGGTGGCTTGCTCGGCGTGCTTATCCTCGTAATGGTGATGTACATGGCAGGCGTAAACTCTTACGTGTGCCTGTTCATCGGGGCTGGTGGGGCATCGCTCATCGTGTGGAAAACATTCGCATTGAATGGCAAGTACGGCGAACACGGATTGATGAAAGTCGGGGCAAGAAAAAGGCATCCGAAGTATATCATCTGCCGCAGGTCTGTACACCGCTATTTGAAGTTCACCCCTAAATCCAGCGCCCTATGAGAAACACAGGAAAAGCCACAACGCTGGAAAGCAAGTTTCCATTATTGGCGGTGGAACACAACTGCATCATTTCAAAAGATGCAGACATTACTGCTTGCTTTCGTGTACACCTGCCGGAACTATTCACGGTAGCATCGCCTGAATATGATGCCATTCATTCGGCGTGGCATAAGGCAATCAAAACCTTACCGGATTATTCCATTATCCACAAACAGGATTGGTTTATCAAAGAAAGTTACGCACCTGATATTGCGCAGGACGGATTGAGTTTTCTTGCGAAGTCCTATCAGCAGCATTTCAATGAGCGACCTTTCTTAAATCATTACTGTTACCTGTTCCTTACCAAGACCACCAAAGACCGGATGCGGATGCAAAGCAACTTTAGTTCGCTTTGTAAGGGCGTGCTTATCCCGAAAGAGATAAGGGATAAAGAAGCCGTCCGCAGGTTCATGGAGGCGGTAGCGCAGTTTGAGCGGATAATGAACGATAGCGGATTTGTGAAGCTGGAACGCCTTACCGAAGATGACATTATCGGCACAGGCGACACGCAGGGTTTGCTGGAACAATACCTAACCCTTTCAAGAGAAATGGGAACTCCGATGCAGGATATAGCATTGGGAAGTGAGGACGTGCGTATCGGCAACAAACGGCTGTGCCTGCATACGCTTTCGGACACAGACGATTTGCCCGGAACGGTATCGGCAAATACGAGGTATGAAAAGCTATCTACCGATAGAAGCGATTGCCTTTTGTCCTTTGCTGCTCCGGTGGGTCTGCTCCTTAGCTGCAATCACATTTACAATCAGTATTTGTTTTTGGATAACAGCGATGAGAACCTGCGCAAGTTTGAAAAGTCCGCACGTAATATGCACTCGCTGGCACGGTACAGCCGGGCTAATCAGATTAACAAAGAATGGATAGAAAACTACCTGAACGAAGCGCATAGTTTCGGGCTATCTTCTATCCGTGCGCACTTCAACGTCATGGCGTGGTCGGATGACCCGCACGAGTTAAAACAGCTAAAGAACGATACAGGTAGTGCGCTGGCTTTGATGGAATGCAAGCCACGCCACAATACTGTGGACGTTGCCACGCTGTATTGGGCAGCTATGCCGGGCAATGCGGGCGACTTTCCGAGTGAAGAAAGTTTTTACACGTTTATAGAACCTGCATTATGCTTCTTTACGGAGGAAACCAACTATCAAAGTTCGCCCTCACCGTTCGGTATCAAAATGGCGGACAGGCTTACGGGCAAGCCCATTCATTTGGACATATCGGATTTGCCCATGAAAAAAGGCATTATCACGAACCGCAACAAGTTCATCTTGGGACCATCAGGTTCGGGTAAATCTTTTTTCACCAATCACATGGTTAGACAATATTATGAGCAGGGCGCACACGTACTGCTCGTAGATACAGGTAATTCGTATCAGGGATTGTGCGAACTGATTAAGGGTAAGACCAAAGGAGCAGACGGGGTTTACTTCACCTATACCGAAGACAACCCCATTGCCTTTAACCCGTTTTACACAGACGATGGCGTATTTGATATTGAAAAAAGGGAAAGTATCAAAACGCTTATCCTTACCCTTTGGAAACGGGACGATGAGCCGCCCAAACGCTCCGAAGAAGTAGCATTATCCAATGCTGTTTCCGGCTATATCGAACACATCAAAAAGGATGATGCCTATCCCTCGTTCAATGGTTTTTATGACTACGTGCAAGGCAATTACCGCAAGGTATTGGAAGAAAAGCAGGTAAGGGAAAAAGACTTTGACATTGCCAATTTCCTGAACGTGCTTGAACCCTATTACAAGGGCGGGGAATACGATTATTTGTTGAACTCCAACAAGCAGTTAGACCTACTTTCCAAACGCTTTATAGTCTTTGAAATTGATGCGATAAAAGACCACAAAATTTTATTTCCCATAGTCACGATTATCATTATGGAGGTCTTCATCAACAAGATGCGCAGGCTCAAAGGCGTGCGTAAACTCATACTGATTGAAGAAGCGTGGAAGGCGATAGCGAAAGAGGGCATGGCAGAATACATTAAGTATTTGTTCAAAACCGTCCGCAAATTCTTCGGCGAGGCGATAGTCGTAACACAGGAGGTGGACGACATTATCCAGTCG is from Niabella beijingensis and encodes:
- a CDS encoding DUF4134 domain-containing protein; translated protein: MEKQSKKVLLTGALLLSAFGVFAQGNGSAGITEATQMVTSYFDPATKLIYAIGAVVGLIGGVKVYNKFSSGDPDTSKTAASWFGACIFLIVAATILRSFFL
- a CDS encoding MalY/PatB family protein; its protein translation is MKYNFDEIIDREGTNSLSYDGWRQYIFNLDNDTKFPFENKDYIRMWVADMDFSTPPEILEAIKRRLDRKILGYTYVYDETYFKVLYDWFLKRYQWEINADEMVISPGIIPALNRLIGLLTDKDDAILINTPSYTPFKKAGDYNNRKVFYSDLEEKDGYYIMSFEDIEQKLSNPANKIKVFILCNPHNPTGRVWTEEELLKIGKLCLEWDIWIISDEIHCDLLRNGQQHIPLARLFPDSDRIITCTAPSKTFNLAGNLMSHIFIPNKEIREEWELYYTEFLSPLSVAATQAAYQDCEDWLEQLKVYLDENFAFLKVRLKELLPNARFSIPEATYLAWINIEDYLPQIADKNNLTMLFANNGVLIEDGKMFVSNGDGYIRINVACPRSVLDEGIGRIAKLLNNL
- a CDS encoding Rid family detoxifying hydrolase is translated as MNTIINTSNAPAPIGPYNQAVLAGNFLYISGQIPVNATTGEMVTENIELETKQVMNNLAFILEEAGFQFSDVVKTSIFLSDMKLFAQVNDIYATYFNDNFPARETIAVKGLPKECNVEISMIAHKNQ
- a CDS encoding TraG family conjugative transposon ATPase, which produces MRNTGKATTLESKFPLLAVEHNCIISKDADITACFRVHLPELFTVASPEYDAIHSAWHKAIKTLPDYSIIHKQDWFIKESYAPDIAQDGLSFLAKSYQQHFNERPFLNHYCYLFLTKTTKDRMRMQSNFSSLCKGVLIPKEIRDKEAVRRFMEAVAQFERIMNDSGFVKLERLTEDDIIGTGDTQGLLEQYLTLSREMGTPMQDIALGSEDVRIGNKRLCLHTLSDTDDLPGTVSANTRYEKLSTDRSDCLLSFAAPVGLLLSCNHIYNQYLFLDNSDENLRKFEKSARNMHSLARYSRANQINKEWIENYLNEAHSFGLSSIRAHFNVMAWSDDPHELKQLKNDTGSALALMECKPRHNTVDVATLYWAAMPGNAGDFPSEESFYTFIEPALCFFTEETNYQSSPSPFGIKMADRLTGKPIHLDISDLPMKKGIITNRNKFILGPSGSGKSFFTNHMVRQYYEQGAHVLLVDTGNSYQGLCELIKGKTKGADGVYFTYTEDNPIAFNPFYTDDGVFDIEKRESIKTLILTLWKRDDEPPKRSEEVALSNAVSGYIEHIKKDDAYPSFNGFYDYVQGNYRKVLEEKQVREKDFDIANFLNVLEPYYKGGEYDYLLNSNKQLDLLSKRFIVFEIDAIKDHKILFPIVTIIIMEVFINKMRRLKGVRKLILIEEAWKAIAKEGMAEYIKYLFKTVRKFFGEAIVVTQEVDDIIQSPIVKESIINNSDCKILLDQRKYMNKFDDIQAMLGLTDKEKGQVLSINMNNDPSRLYKEVWIGLGGTHSAVYATEVSLEEYLAYTTEETEKLEVMQLAHELGGNVEQAIKRIALQRREKSNSY
- the mobB gene encoding conjugal transfer protein MobB, which codes for MIAKIGKGENLYGAISYNQKKIDSENGQVLLLNKIPETLDNTYSASYLHQRFEPYLSANIRTEKPVRHISLNPDPADKVSDAQFMEMAQEYMERMGYGKQPYIVYKHNDIERTHIHIVTICVGIDGKKISDSYDHPQSMAICRDLEQKYKLIPATEKQRTGNEQAFRPVDYIAGDVKSQIASVVRYLPKYYQYQSIGAYNALLSLFNITAEEVKGELHGQPKNGLVYFALNEPGEKASNPFKSSLFGKHAGLDELQNHFAEAKKKMKTDPARAILKNTIEAAMHTATNEADFKKQLIEQGINTVVRRNDGGRIYGMTFVDHESRTVWNGSALDKNLSANVFNDWWKDAAVEQRQTIEQSSTTDLPTAGKSNADEKEETHGLFDFLNKEQPTDDFGLIDGLGGLLPEAQGEDYEEQAFANRMKKKKRRKER
- the mobA gene encoding conjugal transfer protein MobA — encoded protein: MEDNKRNQISKVGRKPKKDPATHRYSISLNDMENAQFLALFEQSGMKVMAHFITACIFQKTVKTVKIDMDAVDFHTRLTNFYSQFRAVGVNYNQIVKILYRNFSEKKASAYLFKLEKQTAEMAALCRQVIELTAEFEKTHMQKDR
- a CDS encoding DUF3408 domain-containing protein → MENQNKKKNQPEIDEEFLMNIIADGVKKEGLTVTPEPPQKQEPEKADKEPDKPVSRERNRSKKSSEADYEQLFFKRAETNARYGKSVYIRPDFHERLTRIVQVIGEDKITIYAYLDNLLEYHFQEFGEDIIKSFNDKYKPII
- a CDS encoding ParA family protein, producing the protein MDTNKQPLFIAFSSQKGGVGKSTFTTLVASLLHYRLGYNVAVFDCDFPQHSLMQMRARDMSSIMGNEVYKKLAHKQFTSINKKAYPVMQHRADGVLDAVTQFLQSATVSVDVVFFDLPGTVNSAGILKTLAGMHHIFTPIIADRVVMESTLIFTQVLNDVVRKQGATTIQSISLFWNQVDGREKSTLYGVYEDLIKKLGIHLMRTRITDSKRFRKEGEANAKTVFRSTLLPADERLMKACRLDLFMDEFLRTVKL
- a CDS encoding DUF3408 domain-containing protein; protein product: MEKNNKKQTGKRSYGSQFLKKHSMNRRGDKAIYVRKEYHERLSRIVQVIGGGNIPLYAYLDNILKHHFELFSEDIVEDFYKMNKPLF
- a CDS encoding conjugal transfer protein TraD, whose protein sequence is MEIIIVICLLIVIVLLAKDKIIIKKVVKGKPEQSRVNPDLPEIVGRPKPVERHVVPTAATQRQKEEQAEIADNFETETHETGFAREIPPEELDEVFGSEPVSDFENEDEEWEEQGLPNSDNGFATGVTYEELTTVGALLQKDTLEPASQQKAVDIVQRMQGTELFSLLENSIEGASRKIAELLDKSLPARADFSSSDVRKSDVGDFDIGEFV
- a CDS encoding DUF4133 domain-containing protein, coding for MSSYNINKGIGRTVEFKGLKAQYLFIFAGGLLGVLILVMVMYMAGVNSYVCLFIGAGGASLIVWKTFALNGKYGEHGLMKVGARKRHPKYIICRRSVHRYLKFTPKSSAL
- a CDS encoding DsbA family oxidoreductase: MKVQIWSDVMCPFCYIAKNNFEKAIEQLPFANDIQVEWKSYQLDPELKENSGSKTFGQYLMERKGFSAPQTKQFLQQLTDMGQNSGVNFNHDRTFVANTFPAHKLLHLAKKAGKDNEMEELLFRALFEDGKNIADTELLVSLAEQLGIEREMAKDVLSSDKFEYEVKQDFMEARNMGISGVPFFVLNDKYSVSGAQPVEAFVSALTQTYKETVKPLENLGGNDKSCSADGCSL
- a CDS encoding Lrp/AsnC family transcriptional regulator, with translation MSSDYKLDDTDKGILRLLQQNARMTNKEIADRLNKSITPIHIRVKRLQDEGYIQNYVAVLNPKLIDKNLTVFAQIQLKDHSGIALKTFMEQSAKLKEVRECYHMTGAFDFLLKIAVSSMEEYSDVMLKKLSELPGLGAIQSVFVLTEVKNDKTYDI